A single region of the Streptomyces caelestis genome encodes:
- a CDS encoding aldo/keto reductase: protein MQYRPLGRTGVQVSPLCLGAMMFGPWGNEDEADSIRIIHRALDAGINFVDTADVYSAGVSEEIVGKALKDRREDVFLATKFFMPMDQDDPNQRGGSRRWIIREVENSLRRLGTDHIDLYQVHRPSQDTDVAETLGALSDLVHQGKIRYIGSSSYSGSQIVEAQWTSRERHLERFVTEQPPYSILVRGIEEDVLPTVRRHGMGTLTYSPLSGGWLSGRYRKNASEGPASAARPQARFDMSTPANQRKLDAVEQLAVLAEKAGLTLIELAVAFVINHPGVTSAIIGPRTMEQLEAFLPAADITLSSDVLDAIDEIVAPGVTVNPVDNSYGDFELRADQRRR from the coding sequence ATGCAGTACCGACCGCTCGGCCGCACAGGCGTCCAGGTCAGCCCGCTCTGCCTGGGCGCGATGATGTTCGGCCCCTGGGGCAACGAGGACGAAGCCGACTCGATCCGGATCATCCACCGCGCCCTCGACGCGGGTATCAACTTCGTCGACACCGCTGACGTGTACTCCGCCGGCGTCTCCGAAGAGATCGTCGGCAAGGCGCTCAAGGACCGACGCGAGGACGTCTTCCTGGCGACCAAGTTCTTCATGCCGATGGACCAGGACGACCCCAACCAGCGAGGCGGCTCACGGCGCTGGATCATCCGCGAGGTCGAGAACTCCCTGCGGCGGCTCGGCACCGACCACATCGACCTCTACCAGGTACACCGACCCAGCCAGGACACGGACGTGGCAGAGACCCTCGGCGCCCTCTCCGACCTGGTGCATCAGGGCAAGATCCGCTACATCGGCTCCTCGTCCTACTCCGGCTCCCAGATCGTCGAGGCCCAGTGGACCTCGCGAGAGCGTCACCTGGAGCGGTTCGTGACCGAGCAGCCGCCGTACTCGATCCTGGTCCGGGGCATCGAGGAGGACGTGCTCCCCACCGTGCGCCGTCACGGCATGGGCACGCTCACCTACAGTCCGCTCTCCGGCGGGTGGCTCTCCGGCCGCTACCGCAAGAACGCCTCCGAGGGCCCAGCCTCCGCGGCGCGCCCCCAGGCCCGGTTCGACATGAGCACCCCCGCCAACCAGCGCAAGCTCGACGCCGTCGAACAGCTCGCCGTCCTGGCGGAGAAGGCCGGTCTCACCCTGATCGAGCTGGCCGTCGCCTTCGTCATCAACCACCCCGGCGTCACCTCGGCGATCATCGGCCCGCGCACCATGGAGCAGCTGGAGGCGTTCCTGCCCGCCGCGGACATCACGCTGTCTTCCGACGTGCTCGACGCCATCGACGAGATCGTCGCCCCCGGAGTCACGGTCAACCCCGTCGACAACAGCTACGGAGACTTCGAGCTGCGGGCTGACCAGCGGCGGCGCTGA
- a CDS encoding Shedu anti-phage system protein SduA domain-containing protein translates to MTQPAPSPTPHGTPKITALTRRDIFDYLRGEGGPWCGRLEEIEFLEDLYDLDRLASTDPRFTTAREDIDKHRVINPMDWPDDWVFEDPRFQLLDGHDEVLLAFLARFVHPDVQSDVDHSSRHVEELNRLLGPDGWALRPFDFLSGRPIYTPFPTQATGPLISLPLDDDDTVKLDLVLGQTFSLLDRDGEEAARDLLRPAVLTLRRDGGFLHHMPGDGWTADTYEAVLTVDRALLPAFTEAVTDAIWQRLESVLTRLQREDVQSLEIEGTIGPLPAVSQNWRNQTAEPVPEAVRRLRIALPSTEFDVARQDFADLEVRGNGFAYFYDTRQGRMISDFLLDDRPLVATLCHVTLINKGGVLSPRIKLWKKDKSKAARTAVMEAIPGTEATQIVKALVDTSDAHENFWKVICFIQNCVGPDNIPGGSRRLVVGDEAELARLLADQDRTTLLEAVRAAIGGALTDEDIRRISNRKSQLQRFKELLTDAEAFERERGRVAGPEAVWQSFFEENPWIFGYGLNLVACEPLDDGKLERITTGANIFTGAGKRSDAVMRSKGFISSLLLCEIKTHMTPLLASAPYRAPDVYHVSKDVVGAVAQVQKTAYKALRLVTGELHKLYRDDGSPTDIEISTARPRQVLVIGSLSQFTNRGAANPEKIASFEQYRRSVQDVEVITFDELYERASFIVEDR, encoded by the coding sequence ATGACTCAGCCTGCCCCTTCGCCAACACCGCACGGCACTCCGAAGATCACGGCGCTGACGCGGCGCGACATCTTTGACTACCTGCGTGGTGAGGGCGGCCCCTGGTGCGGACGGCTCGAAGAGATCGAATTTCTGGAGGACCTGTACGACCTCGACCGGCTGGCGTCGACGGACCCCCGGTTCACGACCGCGCGAGAGGACATCGACAAGCACCGGGTCATCAACCCGATGGACTGGCCGGACGACTGGGTCTTCGAAGATCCGCGCTTCCAACTCCTCGACGGCCATGACGAGGTACTCCTCGCTTTCCTGGCACGGTTCGTTCATCCAGACGTGCAGTCCGACGTCGACCATTCCTCCCGGCACGTCGAGGAGTTGAACCGCCTCCTTGGACCGGACGGTTGGGCCCTCCGGCCTTTCGACTTCTTGTCGGGCCGACCGATCTACACCCCCTTCCCTACCCAGGCAACCGGCCCGCTGATCTCGCTGCCCCTTGATGACGACGACACCGTAAAACTCGACCTCGTTCTCGGGCAGACCTTCAGCCTCCTCGACCGCGACGGCGAGGAGGCCGCCCGTGACCTGCTCCGCCCTGCTGTCCTGACACTGCGCCGTGACGGCGGCTTCCTCCACCACATGCCCGGTGACGGATGGACGGCCGACACATACGAGGCCGTTCTCACTGTGGATCGGGCCCTCTTGCCCGCGTTCACAGAAGCCGTGACCGACGCGATCTGGCAGCGTCTGGAGTCCGTGCTCACCCGGCTCCAGCGCGAAGACGTGCAGTCCCTTGAGATCGAGGGCACCATCGGGCCGCTACCGGCTGTCTCGCAGAACTGGAGAAACCAGACAGCCGAGCCCGTTCCGGAGGCCGTTCGACGCCTGCGCATCGCCTTGCCGTCCACAGAATTCGACGTAGCGCGGCAGGACTTCGCGGACCTTGAGGTGAGAGGCAACGGATTTGCCTACTTCTACGACACCCGCCAGGGTCGAATGATCTCTGACTTCCTCCTCGACGACCGGCCGCTAGTGGCAACGCTGTGTCACGTCACCTTGATCAACAAGGGCGGCGTCCTCTCGCCTCGGATCAAACTGTGGAAGAAGGACAAGTCCAAGGCTGCGAGGACAGCAGTCATGGAGGCGATACCCGGTACCGAAGCTACTCAGATCGTCAAGGCGCTCGTCGATACCAGCGATGCCCACGAGAACTTCTGGAAGGTCATCTGCTTCATCCAGAACTGCGTCGGGCCGGACAACATCCCCGGAGGCAGCCGACGGCTGGTTGTCGGCGACGAGGCCGAGTTGGCCAGATTGCTCGCCGACCAGGACCGCACCACGCTCCTCGAAGCCGTCAGGGCCGCCATCGGCGGCGCCCTCACCGATGAGGACATCCGGAGAATCAGCAACCGCAAGTCGCAACTTCAGCGGTTCAAGGAGCTGTTGACCGACGCAGAGGCTTTCGAACGCGAGCGCGGCCGGGTGGCAGGGCCAGAAGCGGTCTGGCAAAGCTTCTTCGAGGAGAACCCGTGGATCTTCGGGTACGGCCTCAACCTCGTCGCCTGTGAACCCCTCGACGACGGCAAACTGGAGCGCATCACGACTGGCGCCAACATCTTCACAGGGGCGGGAAAGCGGAGCGACGCTGTCATGCGCTCCAAGGGCTTCATCAGTAGTTTGCTGCTCTGTGAGATCAAGACACATATGACGCCCTTGTTGGCCAGCGCGCCTTACCGGGCCCCGGACGTCTACCACGTCTCCAAGGATGTTGTCGGTGCCGTGGCGCAAGTACAGAAGACTGCCTATAAGGCTCTACGACTGGTCACCGGCGAGCTGCACAAGCTTTACCGGGACGACGGTTCCCCGACCGATATCGAAATCTCCACGGCCCGTCCCCGGCAGGTACTCGTAATCGGAAGCCTCAGCCAGTTCACTAATCGCGGCGCGGCGAACCCGGAGAAGATCGCCTCCTTCGAGCAGTACAGGCGGTCCGTCCAGGATGTCGAAGTCATCACGTTCGACGAACTCTACGAGCGGGCCAGCTTCATCGTGGAGGACCGCTGA
- a CDS encoding tyrosine-type recombinase/integrase, with protein sequence MYGKCTRYRVKGTPGVKDRSFDALQDAKTWLAQAQTDARRGEFVDPRDGAISLKDYIATHWWPTQSGDPSTIERIEQRVRRHIVPHLGSQPLNGIGTEVLRHWKKRLEKDLGPTSIRLVWATLSSILQAAVEDRRLGRNPCRSSTVGPPAANPGRVEAWPPERVLAVRDALPDRYRLLLVIGAGLGLRQGEALGLSVDDIDFEKEVVHVRRQIKMVRAKLCFALPKGRKVRDVPLPSIVARAIQQHMAQFAPVPVTLPWDDPTAAETPVEAKHRRPRTYNLLVTGRERKAVNRNYFNSYVWKPALATAGVIAPLEEGSTDGARVWEPSREHGFHALRHFYASEELEAGESVVSLARWLGHSDPGFTLRKYSHFLPRAGARGSAAIDAIFA encoded by the coding sequence ATGTACGGCAAGTGCACCCGCTATCGCGTCAAGGGCACCCCCGGTGTCAAGGACCGTTCCTTCGACGCCCTCCAGGACGCCAAGACCTGGCTCGCCCAGGCTCAGACCGACGCTCGCCGTGGCGAGTTCGTCGATCCGCGCGACGGGGCCATCTCTCTCAAGGACTACATCGCGACGCACTGGTGGCCCACCCAGAGCGGTGACCCGTCCACGATCGAGCGGATCGAGCAGAGGGTGCGCCGGCACATCGTTCCCCACCTAGGGTCTCAGCCGCTCAACGGCATCGGAACGGAAGTCCTGCGCCACTGGAAGAAGCGGCTGGAGAAGGACCTCGGTCCGACCTCGATCCGCCTTGTCTGGGCGACGCTCTCCAGCATCCTCCAGGCCGCCGTCGAGGACCGTCGCCTCGGACGCAACCCGTGCCGCTCCAGCACGGTCGGCCCTCCAGCCGCCAACCCCGGCAGGGTCGAGGCGTGGCCGCCCGAACGGGTGCTGGCGGTACGGGACGCCCTGCCCGACCGCTACCGGCTACTCCTCGTGATCGGAGCAGGTCTCGGGCTCCGGCAAGGGGAGGCGCTCGGGCTCTCAGTGGACGACATCGACTTCGAGAAGGAAGTCGTTCACGTCCGGCGGCAGATCAAGATGGTGCGGGCGAAGCTCTGTTTCGCGCTTCCCAAGGGCCGCAAGGTCCGGGACGTGCCGCTGCCGTCCATAGTGGCCCGGGCCATCCAGCAGCACATGGCGCAGTTCGCGCCGGTGCCAGTCACGCTGCCCTGGGACGACCCGACTGCTGCCGAGACGCCGGTGGAGGCCAAGCACCGGCGGCCGAGGACCTACAACCTCTTGGTGACGGGACGCGAGCGGAAGGCGGTCAACCGGAACTACTTCAACTCCTACGTGTGGAAGCCCGCGCTGGCCACGGCGGGCGTGATCGCCCCGCTGGAGGAGGGCAGCACCGACGGCGCTCGCGTGTGGGAGCCGTCCCGGGAGCACGGTTTCCACGCCCTGCGCCACTTCTACGCCTCCGAGGAACTGGAGGCTGGCGAATCGGTCGTCTCCCTGGCACGCTGGCTGGGGCACTCCGACCCCGGGTTCACGCTGCGGAAGTACTCCCACTTCCTGCCCCGCGCCGGTGCACGAGGCAGCGCCGCCATCGACGCGATCTTCGCGTAG
- a CDS encoding helix-turn-helix transcriptional regulator — protein sequence MPGRSSLAATASSGATSAAFLTVKDAADYLGLSPHTLYVWRHRRQGPPSFRMGPRGRVMYRLEALDAWVREQEQADSRSNPALNPLNTPLQERSSRFLNA from the coding sequence ATGCCTGGACGATCTTCGCTTGCCGCTACCGCTTCCTCAGGCGCCACATCCGCCGCCTTCCTGACCGTGAAGGACGCCGCCGACTATCTCGGCCTCTCACCCCATACGCTCTACGTCTGGCGCCACCGTCGCCAGGGACCCCCGAGCTTCCGTATGGGACCCCGCGGTCGCGTCATGTACCGGCTCGAAGCGCTCGACGCCTGGGTCCGCGAACAGGAACAGGCCGACTCCCGCTCCAACCCGGCCCTCAACCCGCTCAACACCCCTCTGCAGGAGCGGTCGAGCCGCTTCCTCAACGCCTGA